The genomic DNA AAGTGGGTCGATTACGCCAACGAAAATGGCTCAATCATTCTCTTTGATGCTGCCTATGAAGCCTTCATCACAGACGATTCAATCCCGCACTCGATCTATGAAATCGACGGAGCTCGAAACTGTGCCATCGAATTCCGCAGCTTCAGTAAAAATGCCGGTTTCACCGGGACTCGCTGTGCGTTGACAGTTGTCCCGAAAAGCCTGAAAGGCAAAACGGCAAATGGAGATGAGCAAGAGATTCACGCTCTCTGGAATCGTCGCCAAAGCACCAAATTCAACGGCGTCTCATACATCATCCAACGGGGAGCTGAAGCTGCTTATAGTGACGCAGGCAAAGAGCAGATCAAAACCCTCATCAACTTCTACCTTGAGAATGCCAGCATCCTCAGCGAAGGTTTGCAGTCTGTTGGAATTAATGTCTTTGGTGGCGTGAACGCTCCTTACATCTGGCTGAAGACTCCAGAAGGAATGAAGAGCTGGGAGTTTTTCGATCACCTTCTCGACAAAGCCCACCTCGTCGGAACCCCCGGTTCCGGCTTCGGCGCCAGCGGGGAAGGCTACTTCCGCCTGAGCGCATTCAACAGCCGCGCCAATGTAGAAGAAGCGGTTCAACGACTGAAATCGCTGATGGGATAAGTGCATCTCCGGAGTCAGAGGATCAGAAAAATGTCGCGCCAGCAGGGCAGGGGAGTTTACCTTTGATCTTCTGAATGCCTGACATTGAGTTTTGATTCTTTGATCTCTTGCTTGCCCTGAGGGAATTCGAGAGAATCGATCTGCCTTGGTGGTGCTTGAGTGCACAAGGTCGATGTTTCGTCGACCCGGTCCTGATGTGGCTGCAAAAACTCTGCTGAAAGCGTTCTTTTGTTAAAAGAACGCTTTGCAAGGCAATTCGAGTGAGGCAACTTTTGTTGCCTCACTCAACGTTTTTTGCTGACCTTCACAGCATAGCCTTTCACCGCAGCGTGCCGTATGCCTGCAAAAGCGACCTTTCAGATGGCAACCGGCTGCTGTCTCTCGGCAGCGACGGCAGTTGTCACTTTCTTCTGGCTTCTCAATTCCGATTCGCAAATTTCGTTCGCAATCATGTCCGTACTTCTGGTTGCGATTTGCGCAACCATGCTGTTCGGATGGTGGACGGCCTTTCTGCAATTGACTTCGAAACATCCCTGGCACTGGATTCGAACAAAATTTGGCTGGGGCTTTGAAATTGAAGAACTGGCCAATCGACTGGGCTATTCAGTCAATGAACTCACCGAGCATCAGCCTCAATATGTTTCAGCGTTCATCCCAAAAAGATCGGGCGGCACTCGCGAGTTACGGATTCCCGATAAAAAAACTGCTGAAATTCAGAAACGCATTCTGCAGCGACTTCTCTCAAAGCTTCGATCTCACCCAAGTGCCTGCGGTTTTGAAACTGGAAAGTCGATCGTTCACAACGCGCTGCCTCATGTTGGGAAAGCGGTTGTCATTAAACTTGATGTGATTGACTTCTTTTCATCCACAACGGCATCGCGAGTCGAAGCCTATTTTTGTCGAATCGGCTGGAATCGGAAATCAGCAAAACTCCTCACGAAGTTAACATGTGATCAAGACGCCCTTCCGCAAGGAGCCGCAACGAGCCCACGGCTCAGCAACCTCGTCAACTACCTACTCGACGAACAGCTGGTTCGTTGTGCCACTAAGTATCGAGGCGAGTATTCTCGCTACGCAGATGACATCACCTATTCATTTCGCAAGGATTCTCCAAAGAGAATGCGTGGAATCATCCAGCGGACCCGCCATCTTCTGAATCGATCCGGATATCAGTTGAATACAGAGAAGCAACGCATCCTCAGACAACATCAGAGGCAAACAGTGACCGGGTTAAACGTGAACACAAAAGTCAGCCTCTCTCGGAAACTTCGAAGAGAACTTCGAGCTGCCAGACATCGTTTAGAAAATGGAAAAGAATCAACCTGGACCGCCGAGCAACTACAGGGATGGGCTGCCCTGGAACACATGATCCAAGAACAGACAAAATCGTAAGGCTGTAACATCTTTGAATCGGCGTTCGCGTTCTGACTCGTGGACAAGTGTAACTTCCCACAGAACAAGCACGACACTGCTCTAGAATTTCTGATCGGTTTATGACGCCTTCTCTCGGCAAGTCGATCATTCAGTCGCAACAGTCTCGACTCAATGCGCGCATCGCTCAACGGGTGATGTAGATTTACAACATCCTGTAGGTTTCCTTCTTGCGATGTTGCCAAGCTGTATGCGCAGACAAGTTCTTGACATTTTGTTGGCCTGTGCGGCGTTACTGCCGTTCTATTCGATTTACGCTGCGCATTGCGTGAATCCGGACGGAGCGTCAGGATTTGTTCAATACGACATGCCCTACTACGTCGCAAACGGGCGGGAAATCTTCGAACGAGGAAACGGATTCGCCGGCCCAAACCCATACGATGAAAATTCCGATGCACCGACGATCTACTTCCATTGGTTCACCTGGATTCTCGGCTTCAGTGTTGTTGTACTGGGGCTCGATCCGGGTTTCGTCTTTGTCAGCCTGGGGCTTGTAGCAGGAATCTGCGGAAGTTGGCTTACGCTGCAAATCATTCGGCAGTTGATTCCCGACAATCGGGCAGTGACACCGGTCTTTTTATTGTCGATGTGGGGAGGTGGCCTCTTTGTCCTCTTCAAATGCTTCCTGAACCTCACGCAAGGTGAACCACTTCTGTCGGACCTCTTGATGTTCGATTTAGGTCGCGGTTGGTGGTTTATGAGCTGGGGAAGAAACTTCATTTTGCCAACAGAAGCTGTCTACCATGCGTTTGCTGCTGGCATCTGGCTTTGCGTTTTACGACGTCGTGAATGGTCGGCAATGACGCTGGTCTTGATCCTGGCTGCAACGCACCCGTTTACTGGAATACAACAACTCCTCATTCTGGGGGCGTGGAATCTCGCGCAGCTGATCGTCAACCTCAACTCCAGAAGATCTTCCTTGAGTGAACAGGCGAACGAGAAGTCGACTCCAAAATTTGACCTGAGCCCCTTATGGCGAGGATTGGTTCTTACTGCCGGTCTAGCTGCTTTCCTGGGGTATTACTTCGTCTTCCTGGAACAGTTCTCATCGCAT from Thalassoglobus polymorphus includes the following:
- a CDS encoding reverse transcriptase family protein — its product is MPAKATFQMATGCCLSAATAVVTFFWLLNSDSQISFAIMSVLLVAICATMLFGWWTAFLQLTSKHPWHWIRTKFGWGFEIEELANRLGYSVNELTEHQPQYVSAFIPKRSGGTRELRIPDKKTAEIQKRILQRLLSKLRSHPSACGFETGKSIVHNALPHVGKAVVIKLDVIDFFSSTTASRVEAYFCRIGWNRKSAKLLTKLTCDQDALPQGAATSPRLSNLVNYLLDEQLVRCATKYRGEYSRYADDITYSFRKDSPKRMRGIIQRTRHLLNRSGYQLNTEKQRILRQHQRQTVTGLNVNTKVSLSRKLRRELRAARHRLENGKESTWTAEQLQGWAALEHMIQEQTKS
- a CDS encoding LL-diaminopimelate aminotransferase: MANINDNFLKLKAGYLFPEIGRRVNAFCDANADANVIKLGIGDVTEPLPEAIRTAMHSAIDEMGQSQTFRGYGPEQGYAFLREAIATNDFQSRGCDISPEEIFISDGSKCDTGNILDIFGPGNTVAVQDPVYPVYVDTNVMAGRTGEADENGRYEGLTYLPCTADNDFTPSLPEQPVDMIYLCYPNNPTGSVASKETLKKWVDYANENGSIILFDAAYEAFITDDSIPHSIYEIDGARNCAIEFRSFSKNAGFTGTRCALTVVPKSLKGKTANGDEQEIHALWNRRQSTKFNGVSYIIQRGAEAAYSDAGKEQIKTLINFYLENASILSEGLQSVGINVFGGVNAPYIWLKTPEGMKSWEFFDHLLDKAHLVGTPGSGFGASGEGYFRLSAFNSRANVEEAVQRLKSLMG